The genome window AGTGCCTCCTGGTAAGGGGAGGGGGATGTTGTGTGGTGTATTTGTAGCGGGCTACGCCCGCTGTCATTCTGAGGAGCCGGGCCACGCCCGGAGGCAACAAGTGATATCGGAACGCGCCCTCGGACCATCGTTTACCCTGTAGGCCATCAGCCAGTTGCCACTCCCTGCAAGGGTGGCGACGAAGAATCTATGTTTTGATTTTTGTGCTATGGAATGGGCTGGAAGGTCATCGTCCGCCCGCAAGGCACTACCCCTTTGGCTCGCCCTGCAAGGGCGGCGTGAACACCTGGTGGTAGTGGCTGCCGCCGCCACCGGGGTGGGGGCCGCCGGTGATGAGGTGGATGCGGCCGTTGGCCACCGCCGAGCCCAGACCGTGGCAGGAGTTCGGCATCGGTTTGTAGGCTTTCCACGTGTTGGTGGCGGGATCGTAGGCTTCGTTTTCATCGAAGGTGCCGTTGCCCGACTCGCCGCCGAACACGAAGATGTTGCCATTCAACGATTGCGAGGTGATGCCGCTGCGTTTCGTCGGCACTGGCGCGAGCGTCTGCCACTGGCCGGTTTTCGGATCGAAGGCTTCGTTGAGATCGAGGTTGTCGTTGTAATCGACGTCGATACGTCCGCCCAGCGCGTAGAGTTTGCCGTTCATCACCGAGACGGTCAAGTGATCGCGCGGCGTCGGCAGGTCGGCCGCTTGCGTCCATGTGTCGGTCGCCGGATCGTACACCTCGTGCGCGCCGGTGTTTTT of Nitrospina watsonii contains these proteins:
- a CDS encoding Kelch repeat-containing protein, producing the protein MQRKTIALLLALSLTFAAHPSLSKAEGLGSWKVLAPTPTARTEVGVAVLNEKIYVIGGFTPDGIADRVEVYDPATQEWLEAAPLPRALHHVAVAAVNGKIYVVGGFATGMWTPVSTTYAYDPATDSWSEKARMPTERGALAAGVIDGNIHAVGGAFKQFFRLKNTGAHEVYDPATDTWTQAADLPTPRDHLTVSVMNGKLYALGGRIDVDYNDNLDLNEAFDPKTGQWQTLAPVPTKRSGITSQSLNGNIFVFGGESGNGTFDENEAYDPATNTWKAYKPMPNSCHGLGSAVANGRIHLITGGPHPGGGGSHYHQVFTPPLQGEPKG